The Pseudomonadota bacterium region GCAACCTCTACGTCTCCTCGCTCGCCGTACTTTACGGCGTTGTCGAGCAGGTTGATGAAGGCGAGCAGAATCGCCTCCTCATCGACCCGAACGTAGGGAACATGGCCCCTACATGCCAGCGCGATGTCCTGCGCTCCGCGCTCCATCCGGTTGCGAAACGTCTCGATCGCGCGTCGAATGAGGTCCGCGAGATTGCACACCTGCATCTGGTAACGTCGCTTGCCGCGTTCGAGCGCCGAGAAATCCAGCACATTGTCGATGAGCGCGGTGAGGCGCTCGGTTTCCGTGCAAATGATCTCGAGGTACTGCTGCCGCTTCGCCGAATCCCGGACACGATTGGTCAACAAGAGCTCTCCAAACATGCGTACAGCCGCCAGCGGCGTTTTCAGCTCATGGGAGACGTTTGCGATGAAGTCGCTCTTCAGGGCCCCAAGCCGCTGCTCTTTGCCTGCGGTGTACAGTAGAAACAGCACACTCAGCACGATGACTCCCAGGGAGAGCCCGATAAGAGCCACCTCGTTGAAGCGTCGGGTGCGGCCTTTCGCCTGCAGCAGGGGCGCGGCCTTCGGAGCTATCTGAAGTCGCCACCCATAGAGCGTAGTTGGAAAACGCAGCCCCACGACGTAGTCCCCAGCGTGTGCCAGACTGGGTCCGAATACGCGCCTGTTATCCTCATCGAGCACGTTGTAGAGCTGCTTGCCTTTTTCGTTTGCGAACAGCGAGGGAAACAGCGTGCGCTTCAAGTAGGCTGTATCGTGCTCTGCGAGCAGATAGTAGCGCGCTGCCCGAAACAACACCGCCTTGTAGGAGACAAGCAGA contains the following coding sequences:
- a CDS encoding HAMP domain-containing histidine kinase codes for the protein MQSKRLRIVYWVLVPAIAIAAAVLCYYTYQTALQVERLGEESIAQSTLFLVQDKVDRVERQIIAADNAVFRSIELGSPDALDRSWRPRAREISPSVRAVLVLDATYGIVGSSVRVPGSEAPTLLRRIRDRIVPALDLDQLVVGRLKHLHKSYQDGSLLVSYKAVLFRAARYYLLAEHDTAYLKRTLFPSLFANEKGKQLYNVLDEDNRRVFGPSLAHAGDYVVGLRFPTTLYGWRLQIAPKAAPLLQAKGRTRRFNEVALIGLSLGVIVLSVLFLLYTAGKEQRLGALKSDFIANVSHELKTPLAAVRMFGELLLTNRVRDSAKRQQYLEIICTETERLTALIDNVLDFSALERGKRRYQMQVCNLADLIRRAIETFRNRMERGAQDIALACRGHVPYVRVDEEAILLAFINLLDNAVKYGERGDVEVAIESQGASVAVRVRDHGQGIPRDELRRVFDRFYRSRREPSVRGSGIGLSLVKHIIQDHGGQAWAENAPDGGAIVSFDLPQVLGPASRPATTPGVTGVRTRERPAGEIHA